The DNA window CTCCCTTCGTCGGGCTAATCTCCACTTCGAGCACCCGGATCTCCTCTCTTCCGCGTTCTTTCCGCTGCGAGCGAGAGACGCGCTACGCTTTCCCGCATACGCGCGGCGTCATTGTTTCCCTCCGAACTGTCGTTTCTATTAAACGCGGAAGGATAAACGGAGGTCCCTTGAAAGTACGGgagacatttatttaatacgttcCCTATTACCTCCCTGGTCCCGTCTTGTATCAATTACACGTAACCGCTATTAGGTACGTTATACCGGCGTCGTCGAGGCGATTGATAATCTGAGATATAATTACGTTACGTTGAGCTTGAAATTGATATAGGTTGAAGTGTTGTTATACATTTTGATGAGTAAAATCGAACGAGTGCCGGGGGTACTCATTTACGCCGGTTACATATCTCGATCGGTATATCTTCACGTCGAGACGCGCAGgtttgcatatttaattattcataaaattcCTCAACGACAACTCGCTTTTAATGCGTCAGGTTTGGTACAATGACCGCGCGCTAAAATTTACTGAATATTTCATACTTGTAAATACTTGTTCGCTTATGctttaatgaaaatttcagATTACTTTTACAACCGTtgggaataattaattcccgTCGGCGTGCCgtttacacgcgcgcgatgTAAAACGTCTCTTATTAATTGTCTCTAATTGCCGAgtaatagagagagaaaaaaaaaaaaaaaagaaaaggagagaaacaTTCGATCACCTCTCGCACAAGCGAGGCaatcttctttctcttccttctccGCCTTTTTCCTCCTCCCGTCGTATTTCACCTTTTCTCTTCCAGTCACTCCTTTAGACGCAGCACGAGCGTCATGTCGTTGTGAATGACCACGTCAAGTACCTCGCTGGATGGAGGAATAATTTCACAACGAGGGAGTCGTCCGGCtggcatattaatttatggcTATTCCATGACGGACGTTCCAACTTCCAAGACCGAACATTGCTCACCAAATACAGTCGCTCGAGTCACTGAAtatttcattacattttttcgAATCGTGGAATATTTGCTCGCAATTTTATAAACTCGCTTGCCCGTGTGCTATTTCATTTCCGGACCAGTTTTCTACGTCTACATTTATCGCGAAGCGGtttccctttattttttttttattttttaaatattttttttttaatttttttttttttttttattattcaataaacTGCGAAAGTAACTCGTACAACGATGAGCTGTTGAAACGGTTTCTTCACGGGTGTACATAACGCAGTTATCGCGAGGAAAGACGCGGAATAATTAACGCACTTTATCCTTGTAACAAGCAATTAAGTGGGACGGGTGGTTCACCGGCGACGCGCGGTTCTTAACAGCGGGGCAAATTGACGCGCGCTCGTCGTCGTGATGCTTTTTTGCATTGTCAGGTTTTCACCTCGTAAAATATCTAAACGTCTTGGCGGCGCGAGTCGTCGCTGTCTCGGTCCGAGATTTCGTtctcgttataaaaaaaagttcctTCCGCGGGTAACAGAGTTTATTACGAGCGGCCGGACGACCGCGAGGTGAGGTGAGGTGAAGCGAGGTCAGACCCTTACCGTCGAATTCCTGGCGCTAACGCTCTGCGGTCGGGTGATTTCTTCCGTTGGTCCTGCGTGACGCGGCAATCGTGACTCATGATGAATCgtcctccctctctccccttaatcctcttcttcttcatcgAGATCCTCGGGGGACTCTTACTTGCGGATGTCGTTGGAATCTCGTTTATACAGTTCTTTCGAATCAATTGCACGTAGCTAATAATTCTCGTGTCAACGATTATTCTCCCATTTGCACTTAATCAGCGGTTTTTGGGCTCGATTCGTTACGCTGGCCGTCACTCGAATCCATTCTCATTAGCGGCGTGCCCGCTTGTGAACGGTGGTGCGtgatttttctcttctttcagACTGTTCCTTCTAGGTGGCGTCCTACTGATGGTTATCAGCAGCCACGTCACCGCCGCCACCGACGAGAGTTTCGAGACGGTTCGTACCAGCAACGCGGCAGTCCTGAACCGACTCGGGCTGACACCCCTTCAGATACCCGATGGTCACCATAAGAAGCGACTGGCCGGGCCGGAACCACCGGGGCTCGGCTCGCAAACGCGCATACATCAGGCCTACAGTCGCCGTCACGGGCACCGCGACAGCCACGTGTACATCGTGAAACTTCCGGCGAGTCCTCCGTATTACACCATCACGAAGCCTCACAAAACCGTAAGCGACGAGAAGGTGACCAAGACCGGCCCGAGTTTTCCGATGGGATTCCAAGGGAACGGCAAACCCGCCAAGATTTATCATTGGAATTTGCCGGTCGTAAAGAAAATGACGGAGAAGAAGCGACTTGAGCTGAGCCAGCTCAGGATCGACCAGGCCAGAAAAAAGCTCCAAGACGTGAAGAAGCAGCAGCAAACGTCGCCCGTAAAAACCGCCCTGGACAAACTTTACCCGTTCGACACAGCCGGGAAGAATTACGAGTACCAAGCCGCCGACAACAAGCTCCACTCGCATCAGAAGTTCCCGGTGATGAAACACGTCAGGAATAACGACAAGAGGCTCAGCTATCCGAGcggcgacgtcgacggcgacaAGTTCAAGGCGACGAAGAAGACCGACGTCGGCGACAAGACGTACAGACTGGACGATATGAATATACATAGAGTTCATCTGACGAACGAACTTCACGGCACGAGAAACACCGTGCCGAAGATGAAGAAGCACAGGAAGAAAGCCGCCATGTCGTATTacgcgccgatgtccggcaAGACGGGCTCCACCAGCATCCACAAGAACTTCCCCGGAAACGGCAAGCCCAAGGCTTTCTACATCATGGAGAAAAGTCGCAAGCCAGTATACTACCATCCGCTTTTACCTTAATCCCCGATTGTCCATCTAACTGTGCATAATCGTGTAATATCTTATTAAGCGACTCGCGAGCCTGTTAAGCTTAAGTAGATGCGTCCTACTCTGTTTGTACAGGATCAGAGATTGCCATTCGAATTGACAACGATAAgatgcgaaaagaaaaaaagaaaaaaaaaagaaaagaaaaaaaaaactccctgAAAACGTTGCGAATTTTTACCGAGATTAACGTTAGAGTTTTACGTAACGCTGGTTCACTGATAACGTACTCTGAAAGCCACGTCCCTTTCCACGGGCCTTAATCTCAAGCCGACAATAGGGcctcttgtttttcttttaacaagtTCGGTTAAacgactctttttttttctttttttttttcggtacgCGACCGTCGAATTGTTTCCTCTCGTCGAGAAACTGAGAAACTGGCTATAGTCCTGCAATCAAATTTTCCATCATTGAATTAacattgtataatatatttttataaataataacgagaGTGCGGACACCGTCGCGCATTCGTCGTAAACGTGTAATCACGTAAAAGATGATCGGTTTTCGTCGAATACTCGATCAACGATGtttctatataattataggTAAACTCTTCATTAAGACTGGACAATATACGCATATTCTTATATACATGTAAATCTTTCTTCCTACGCGCATTAACGCGGGatctttttacattaaagatatttgttttatattttagatataagTGCATTTTAGATACTGAAATAAGGCATCCACTGTAaggaataaagatatttatagcTCTTTGTACACCTTACTTTGACAAGTTCTTGAAATTCAACACgaatcgtatttatttttatttttaattaatttttttttttttttttttttaatataattggaaaaatttatttagatacaatcctttgaataaaattattttcgcttgATCTAACAAGATCAATCGTGAATAATTACGTTTCGCAGTTCTTACCTCGACTTCTCTCGTTTTCCTCTTTTAACTACTTTCACTTGAATCCATGCTACAACTGATTATTTCTTCATTAACTGCGACGGTAATTATTAGCGTAGCGAAACCAAAACTGCTTTTATAATTGGACCTGGATAGCTATacagaacttttttatttattccgtatCTTTATACGTAAGTAAGATCGAGTAAGACGCTCTCCGTCGATGTGCAATCAGATACAGGCGCATTCCGAATTAATGACTGACGCTGCATCAGCATTTACGTGcttgtaaaaattatctttacatATGTCGTTGACGCTTGTACCCTGAGAGagacagatatggcatttgccgtGGAGACGGCAAATGCCACTAAGCTGCTGTCGTCCCGACAAACGCTAT is part of the Cardiocondyla obscurior isolate alpha-2009 linkage group LG14, Cobs3.1, whole genome shotgun sequence genome and encodes:
- the LOC139108083 gene encoding uncharacterized protein, with protein sequence MCRELRLFLLGGVLLMVISSHVTAATDESFETVRTSNAAVLNRLGLTPLQIPDGHHKKRLAGPEPPGLGSQTRIHQAYSRRHGHRDSHVYIVKLPASPPYYTITKPHKTVSDEKVTKTGPSFPMGFQGNGKPAKIYHWNLPVVKKMTEKKRLELSQLRIDQARKKLQDVKKQQQTSPVKTALDKLYPFDTAGKNYEYQAADNKLHSHQKFPVMKHVRNNDKRLSYPSGDVDGDKFKATKKTDVGDKTYRLDDMNIHRVHLTNELHGTRNTVPKMKKHRKKAAMSYYAPMSGKTGSTSIHKNFPGNGKPKAFYIMEKSRKPVYYHPLLP